The Dethiosulfovibrio peptidovorans DSM 11002 genome has a window encoding:
- a CDS encoding AAA family ATPase: MLKKFCVQNFRVLLDEEMEFGEVNLFLGPNNCGKTTLIEAVHFLPRMVSKDIAPKRTAFLDFIDSNGWDEIPNRAQSSRSVKIKYTLDAPNWNNPLVYDMSFEAGQKLDIPHGFYISRESLMYENANEGYDQPFCFFKRESPETGRFSVKRSGKKEFPPMALERAESVFRQDEELLKNSGFRNELYPVFSDGLEKARESLGVFRSYSSTDIRLDLMRFASKMEDEDRYLLFDGSNFARVLFSLKQKNEEYLNDLSENASVFIKGLRGFSFDERSDGTVQLYCTINGSVFSLNELSDGTKKLLVHLFLLTSPLKMDALSLDEPELNLHPAWLGGLAGKILKAGSVSRQIFVSTHSPDLLDGFTEAFRDGSKDLKIFVKGETSGKYAFKSVEPADLESFFEEGWELGDLYRVGEPMLGGWPF, translated from the coding sequence ATGCTTAAGAAATTTTGTGTGCAAAATTTCAGAGTCCTTTTGGACGAAGAGATGGAGTTTGGTGAGGTGAATCTGTTTCTGGGGCCCAACAACTGTGGCAAAACAACCCTGATTGAGGCCGTCCATTTCCTCCCTCGAATGGTGAGCAAAGACATCGCTCCTAAACGTACCGCCTTTTTGGATTTTATCGATAGCAACGGTTGGGATGAAATACCCAACAGGGCTCAATCGTCAAGATCGGTAAAGATAAAATATACCCTGGATGCCCCGAACTGGAATAATCCGTTGGTCTACGACATGTCTTTTGAAGCAGGTCAAAAACTGGACATACCCCACGGCTTTTACATATCCAGAGAGAGTCTCATGTATGAAAATGCTAATGAAGGATACGATCAACCGTTTTGCTTCTTCAAACGAGAAAGTCCAGAGACAGGTCGTTTCTCCGTCAAAAGAAGTGGAAAAAAAGAGTTTCCTCCTATGGCGTTGGAAAGAGCGGAGAGCGTCTTCAGACAGGACGAAGAGCTGCTCAAAAACAGCGGTTTCAGAAACGAACTCTATCCTGTCTTCAGCGATGGTCTTGAAAAAGCCAGGGAATCTTTAGGTGTCTTTCGTTCATACTCGAGTACCGATATTCGTCTGGACCTGATGCGGTTTGCTTCAAAAATGGAGGACGAGGACAGATATCTGCTCTTCGACGGATCTAATTTCGCCAGAGTCCTCTTTTCCCTAAAGCAGAAAAACGAAGAATACCTAAACGATCTTTCCGAGAACGCCTCCGTTTTCATAAAAGGTTTGAGGGGGTTCTCCTTCGACGAAAGAAGCGACGGAACAGTCCAGCTGTACTGCACCATAAATGGAAGTGTCTTTTCGCTTAACGAGCTTTCCGATGGCACAAAAAAACTCCTGGTCCACCTTTTTTTGCTGACCTCTCCCCTTAAAATGGACGCACTAAGCCTGGATGAGCCTGAGCTTAACCTGCACCCCGCTTGGCTGGGAGGACTGGCCGGAAAAATCCTGAAAGCAGGAAGTGTCTCCAGGCAGATCTTCGTCAGCACCCATTCGCCGGACCTTCTGGACGGATTTACCGAGGCCTTTCGAGATGGCTCTAAAGACCTCAAGATATTCGTAAAGGGCGAAACATCTGGAAAGTACGCTTTTAAATCGGTCGAACCTGCGGATTTGGAGTCGTTTTTCGAGGAAGGATGGGAGCTTGGGGATCTTTACAGAGTGGGCGAGCCAATGCTAGGAGGATGGCCGTTTTGA